A single genomic interval of Hoplias malabaricus isolate fHopMal1 chromosome 7, fHopMal1.hap1, whole genome shotgun sequence harbors:
- the LOC136702683 gene encoding uncharacterized protein: MVLRKHATALVLSAREKHHLSQSAVNDIVSGVQQFQASLLENLRNQMALVLQRHSQVTDELHREAMDIFDQFEDPFVRVSTTYMQDSTIKKLFGLVEAEEIEIGQSACYKTKESSRALSIRSQYFYYIPLVKSLEQLLSHPVVLAMFDKGIEKCKAGFLKDIIDGDIMKSHPLFSVKPNALQLILYTDEIELCNPLGSHASKNKLLMVYYTLGNINPKYRSKLAAIRLLAIAKATDIAQSSVDVILDRIYKDLNMLYHGVKIKICDEERTVYGALVSLCGDTLAQHEVTGFKEGVGFSFCKCRHCECSFEDMQVPNLAQATLVDADKIVDYTAYYAISFKNHTYIPLKYYLGDVIEGKVLSHLVAVKESGKV; encoded by the exons ATGGTACTGAGAAAACATGCCACTGCCCTTGTGCTCTCTGCTAGAGAGAAACATCATCTATCACAG AGCGCAGTCAATGATATTGTATCTGGAGTGCAGCAATTCCAAGCATCATTGCTGGAGAACTTGCGGAATCAGATGGCACTGGTACTTCAGAGACATTCACAAGTTACAGATGAACTGCATCGTGAGGCAATGGACATTTTTGATCAGTTTGAAGACCCATTTGTCAGAGTTTCCACTACATATATGCAAGACTCAACTATCAAGAAGTTATTTGGATTAGTTGAAGCAGAGGAAATCGAGATTGGCCAGTCTGCATGCTATAAAACAAAGGAATCCTCTCGGGCTTTATCTATAAGATCTCAATACTTTTACTACATACCTttggtcaaaagtttggaacaATTACTTTCACATCCTGTGGTTCTAGCCATGTTCGACAAAGGTATAGAGAAATGCAAGGCTGGATTTTTAAAAGACATAATTGATGGTGATATTATGAAATCACATCCATTATTCTCTGTTAAACCCAATGCCCTACAACTGATACTGTACACGGATGAAATAGAACTGTGTAATCCTCTGGGTTCACATGCCTCTAAAAACAAACTTCTAATGGTGTACTATACCTTAGGGAATATAAATCCGAAATATAGGTCTAAGCTGGCTGCTATCCGTTTACTTGCCATTGCAAAGGCAACTGATATTGCTCAGAGTAGTGTTGATGTAATATTGGACAGAATATACAAAGATCTGAACATGCTGTACCATGGTGTGAAAATCAAAATCTGTGATGAGGAGAGAACTGTATATGGTGCATTAGTCTCTCTTTGTGGTGACACCTTGGCTCAGCATGAGGTAACAGGGTTTAAGGAGGGAGTTGGATTTtcattctgtaaatgtagaCACTGTGAGTGCAGTTTTGAAGACATGCAG GTGCCAAATCTTGCTCAAGCTACATTGGTGGATGCAGATAAGATTGTTGACTACACTGCATACTATGCCATTAGCTTTAAGAACCATACCTACATTCCTCTGAAATACTACCTCGGTGATGTGATTGAA